A DNA window from Shumkonia mesophila contains the following coding sequences:
- a CDS encoding cache domain-containing protein: MNKLGKLFGIAAMLLLVVTQADAADKKADAVALMDKAIAHFNKVGADQAYKDFSDPKGGFIQGEIYIVVQDMPGKMVHHSTNPKLIGKNILGLKDADGREFNKDMVAILQKANDGWVKYKWSNPETKKIGQKESYIKKANNDLYFIVGYYTD; this comes from the coding sequence ATGAACAAACTCGGCAAACTTTTCGGCATCGCCGCGATGCTGCTCCTCGTGGTTACCCAGGCCGACGCCGCCGACAAGAAGGCCGACGCCGTGGCCCTCATGGACAAGGCCATCGCTCACTTCAACAAGGTCGGCGCCGACCAGGCCTACAAGGACTTCAGCGATCCCAAGGGCGGCTTCATTCAGGGCGAGATCTACATTGTCGTCCAGGACATGCCGGGCAAGATGGTGCACCATTCCACCAACCCGAAGCTGATCGGCAAGAACATCCTGGGCCTCAAGGACGCCGATGGGCGGGAGTTCAACAAGGACATGGTCGCCATCCTTCAGAAGGCGAACGACGGCTGGGTAAAATACAAGTGGTCCAACCCGGAAACCAAGAAGATCGGCCAGAAAGAATCGTACATCAAGAAGGCCAACAACGACCTGTATTTCATCGTCGGCTACTACACCGACTGA
- a CDS encoding deoxyguanosinetriphosphate triphosphohydrolase — translation MTLAPPFASYACMPETSRGRLHAEPESATRTCFQRDRDRIIHSAAFRRLEYKTQVFVNHEGDFFRTRLTHSLEVSQIARSVCRCLGLNEDLAEALALAHDLGHPPFGHAGEDALKETMTPYGGFDHNGQSLRVVTRLEERYAAFAGLNLTWETLEGVVKHNGPLTGPNGRGGVPRAIAEYARDQDLELSTYASAEAQVAAIADDIAYNNHDIDDGLRAGLFSVDDLADVPLVGPIFAAVRAAYPGLDESRLIHEAVRRMIGAMVTDLLEETRRRIEASQPKGADDIRRLDRPVAAFSAAMAANDAALKAFLFKNMYRHYKLNRMTSKARRVVRDLFGLLISEPECLPTEWRVKAAGPDTEATAQLVADYIAGMTDRYALDEHRRLFDVQARTS, via the coding sequence ATGACTCTCGCGCCCCCCTTTGCGTCCTATGCCTGCATGCCCGAAACCAGCCGCGGCCGACTGCACGCCGAGCCGGAGAGCGCGACGCGCACCTGCTTTCAGCGCGACCGTGACCGCATCATTCATTCGGCAGCCTTCCGGCGGCTGGAGTACAAGACGCAGGTGTTCGTCAATCACGAGGGGGATTTCTTCCGCACGCGCCTGACCCACAGCCTGGAAGTGTCGCAGATCGCCCGGTCGGTGTGCCGTTGCCTGGGCCTCAACGAGGATCTGGCCGAGGCCCTGGCCCTGGCCCATGACCTCGGCCATCCGCCGTTCGGACACGCCGGCGAGGATGCGCTGAAGGAGACCATGACGCCCTACGGCGGATTCGACCACAACGGACAGTCGCTTCGCGTCGTCACCCGGCTGGAGGAGCGCTACGCGGCGTTTGCCGGTCTCAACCTGACGTGGGAGACGCTGGAGGGCGTGGTCAAGCACAACGGTCCCCTGACCGGCCCGAACGGTCGCGGTGGGGTTCCGCGCGCCATCGCCGAGTATGCGAGGGACCAGGACCTCGAACTTTCCACCTATGCCAGCGCCGAAGCCCAGGTCGCCGCCATCGCCGACGACATCGCCTACAACAACCACGACATCGACGACGGACTGCGCGCCGGACTGTTCAGCGTCGACGACCTGGCCGACGTGCCGCTGGTGGGGCCGATCTTCGCGGCGGTCCGGGCGGCCTATCCCGGGCTCGACGAATCGCGCCTCATCCACGAGGCGGTGCGGCGCATGATCGGTGCCATGGTCACCGATCTCTTGGAGGAGACCCGCCGGCGCATCGAGGCGTCCCAGCCGAAAGGCGCCGACGACATCCGTCGGCTGGACCGGCCGGTCGCCGCCTTTTCGGCGGCGATGGCGGCCAACGACGCGGCGCTGAAGGCCTTTCTTTTCAAGAACATGTACCGCCACTACAAGCTCAACCGGATGACCAGCAAGGCCCGGCGCGTCGTGCGCGACCTGTTCGGTCTGCTCATCTCCGAGCCCGAATGCCTGCCGACCGAGTGGCGGGTCAAGGCGGCGGGCCCCGACACCGAAGCCACCGCGCAACTGGTGGCCGATTACATCGCCGGAATGACCGACCGCTACGCGCTCGACGAACACCGGCGCCTGTTCGACGTCCAGGCGAGGACTTCATGA
- the argS gene encoding arginine--tRNA ligase, producing MNLFEHFRERVIEALERMMAAGDLPAGADTSRIVVEPPREAAHGDVTTNAAMVLAKPAGLKPRDLAEKLAARLAAFDEVAAAEVAGPGFINLRLSDAFWRARLAEILRSGPAYGGSSVGGGVAVNVEYVSANPTGPLHVGHARGAVVGDALASLLEKAGFAVTREYYINDAGAQVEALAWSAYYRYLQALGCEIDEAAFAKLCPGGELQYRGEYLVPLGKALVEAYGDSLADRDGVHGEWTVKSVDEWLPTVRQFAIDRMMDLVREDLAALGVKHAVFTSERALVARGGVEEALAFLAERQLTYTGVLEPPKGKLPDDWEARPQLLFKATAFGDDVDRPLKKSDGSWTYFATDVANHLDKYRRGFAAMINVWGADHGGYVKRMQAAVKAITEGRGSLDVKLCQMVNLMDGGQAVKMSKRAGTFVTLRDVVDEVGKDVVRFIMLTRKNDAQLDFDLKKVTEQSRDNPVFYVQYAHARIRSVMRKAAEMFAPADLTPDALAAGSLECLTDPEELALIRAMAGWPRIVESAAEAHEPHRIAYYLYDLAAQLHTLWNKGNDDASLRFLIPEERTLTLARLAMIQGVAFVIASGLDVFGVTPVEEMR from the coding sequence ATGAACCTGTTTGAACACTTCCGGGAACGCGTCATCGAGGCCCTCGAGCGCATGATGGCGGCCGGCGATCTGCCGGCCGGGGCCGACACGTCGCGCATCGTTGTCGAGCCGCCGCGCGAGGCGGCGCACGGCGACGTCACCACCAACGCGGCCATGGTGCTGGCCAAGCCGGCCGGCCTCAAGCCGCGCGACCTGGCCGAGAAGCTGGCGGCCAGGCTGGCCGCCTTCGACGAGGTGGCGGCCGCCGAAGTCGCCGGACCGGGCTTCATCAACCTGCGCCTGTCGGATGCCTTCTGGCGGGCCCGCCTTGCCGAAATCCTCCGCTCGGGGCCGGCCTATGGCGGTTCGTCGGTGGGCGGCGGGGTGGCGGTCAACGTGGAATACGTCTCGGCCAACCCCACCGGGCCGCTGCATGTCGGGCACGCGCGCGGCGCCGTGGTTGGCGACGCCCTGGCCTCGCTGTTGGAGAAGGCCGGCTTCGCGGTCACCCGCGAATACTACATCAACGATGCCGGTGCTCAGGTCGAGGCGTTGGCCTGGTCGGCCTACTATCGCTACCTCCAGGCCCTGGGCTGCGAAATCGACGAGGCCGCCTTTGCCAAACTGTGTCCGGGCGGCGAGCTGCAATACCGGGGCGAGTACCTGGTCCCGCTCGGCAAGGCCCTGGTCGAGGCCTATGGCGACAGCCTGGCCGACCGCGACGGGGTGCACGGCGAGTGGACCGTGAAGTCCGTCGATGAATGGCTGCCGACGGTGCGCCAGTTCGCCATCGACCGCATGATGGACTTGGTGCGCGAGGACCTGGCGGCGTTGGGCGTGAAGCATGCCGTCTTCACGTCGGAGCGCGCGCTGGTGGCACGCGGCGGGGTGGAGGAGGCGCTGGCCTTTCTGGCCGAGCGCCAGCTCACCTATACCGGTGTTCTCGAGCCGCCGAAGGGCAAGCTGCCCGACGACTGGGAGGCCCGGCCGCAGTTGCTGTTCAAGGCCACCGCCTTCGGCGACGACGTCGACCGGCCGCTGAAGAAGTCGGACGGCTCGTGGACCTATTTCGCCACCGACGTCGCCAACCACCTGGACAAGTACCGGCGCGGTTTCGCCGCCATGATCAACGTGTGGGGCGCCGATCACGGCGGCTACGTCAAGCGCATGCAGGCGGCGGTCAAGGCGATTACCGAGGGACGGGGTTCGCTCGACGTCAAGCTGTGCCAGATGGTCAACCTGATGGACGGCGGCCAGGCAGTGAAGATGTCCAAGCGGGCTGGCACCTTCGTGACGCTGCGCGACGTGGTCGACGAAGTCGGCAAGGACGTCGTGCGTTTCATCATGTTGACCCGCAAGAACGACGCGCAGCTCGACTTCGACCTCAAGAAGGTGACCGAGCAGTCGCGCGACAACCCGGTATTCTATGTCCAGTACGCCCATGCCCGCATCCGCTCGGTGATGCGCAAGGCGGCGGAAATGTTCGCTCCGGCCGACTTGACGCCGGACGCGCTGGCGGCAGGCAGCCTGGAGTGCTTGACCGACCCCGAAGAGCTTGCTTTGATCAGGGCCATGGCGGGTTGGCCACGCATCGTCGAAAGCGCCGCGGAAGCGCATGAACCGCACCGGATCGCCTATTACCTGTACGATCTGGCGGCGCAGCTTCATACGCTGTGGAACAAGGGCAACGACGACGCCAGCCTGCGTTTCCTCATCCCCGAGGAGCGGACATTGACCCTGGCCAGGCTGGCCATGATCCAAGGAGTGGCGTTCGTCATCGCGTCGGGACTCGACGTGTTCGGCGTGACGCCGGTCGAGGAGATGCGCTGA